From Pseudomonadota bacterium, a single genomic window includes:
- a CDS encoding four helix bundle protein: protein MRRAASSISLNIAEGAGKTGVADKKRYYSIARGSTLECAAIFDLLKAWNLVDQSVLKTPTSLLSSLAAMLSKLVFKG from the coding sequence TTGCGCCGCGCCGCCAGCTCCATTTCATTAAATATTGCAGAAGGTGCTGGCAAAACAGGCGTTGCCGACAAAAAGCGCTACTATAGTATTGCGCGGGGCTCTACTTTGGAGTGTGCCGCGATCTTTGACCTGTTGAAAGCGTGGAACCTTGTTGATCAGAGCGTACTTAAAACTCCTACGAGTCTTTTGAGCAGCTTGGCAGCCATGCTG